The following proteins come from a genomic window of Methanosarcina sp. MTP4:
- the nrdD gene encoding anaerobic ribonucleoside-triphosphate reductase: protein MTGDTLLSDGQLSDGQLSDNQPVQKTLDGLSLPSLPKVRTTDGFIVNWDRNIIVNQLLKETKLSEIFYNKPAITKEEAVDIAKEAERIIRRMNAKFLSGPLIREIVNTILLERGHVEWRNIMTRVGASVYDAYEIDTGYGFEANDNANQLNNAETSHKKKADKMSKEQNLLLMPKELADLHLNGDFHIHDLEYMGTRPFCQDWDLRYFFYYGLMPDGVGTQSSVAKPAKNAEVAFLHAVKAMGSAQTNFAGGQGFYNFLTFLAPYLEGKSYKEIKQLMQMFVYEMMQMMCARGGQTVFSSVQLSPGIPKLWKDKPVVAMGKVWNGKQAALRTYGELEKEVRLGFKAIMDVMLEGDAWGKPFSFPKPEISLEPDFMEEDEEFNREHPDLPTYKELYRMTFELAAKFGTPYFDNQLPEYRGAGEGISCYQCCAYQFSSNPTDDEEFNNKLYFEDGKHFSMGSWMVMSLNCPRAAYKAEQDDEKLFNELKFLMNKAIEVFKIKRRWMNSLIKMNRIPFASQRPKDPNTGEKGAMAVDFDSLVYTIGVVGINEMVQYHTGYQMHESPAAYKLAIRAMFEMKMYAQKLSEETGMEIALARTPAETTAQRFAVSDMLHKEYADKAELTIKGNLDAAMHEIHETHDLPIYYTNGTHIPPGADISLVDRINYEHTFFPVVDGGNIMHIWLGEGNPDPDGLQELAMHIAKNTQTGYFAFTRDMTVCTDGGYVASGLLDKCPKCGSENVEHLSRITGYLQPVDGWNKGKQQELLDRKRYGTRNLQ from the coding sequence ATGACAGGCGACACTCTCTTATCAGATGGCCAGCTCTCCGATGGCCAGCTCTCCGACAACCAGCCCGTGCAAAAAACGCTTGACGGGCTGTCCCTTCCCTCACTCCCGAAGGTCAGGACAACAGACGGTTTTATAGTTAACTGGGACCGGAACATCATTGTGAACCAGCTCCTGAAAGAAACAAAACTCAGCGAGATCTTTTACAACAAGCCCGCGATCACGAAAGAAGAAGCTGTCGATATCGCAAAAGAGGCTGAAAGAATCATCCGCAGGATGAACGCAAAGTTCCTCTCAGGCCCCCTGATCCGGGAAATAGTGAACACAATTCTCCTTGAGAGGGGACATGTGGAGTGGAGGAATATCATGACCAGGGTCGGGGCCTCGGTCTATGATGCATATGAAATTGATACGGGATACGGTTTTGAGGCAAACGACAACGCCAACCAGCTCAACAATGCCGAAACCTCCCACAAGAAAAAAGCCGACAAGATGTCCAAGGAACAGAACCTCCTGCTCATGCCAAAGGAACTTGCCGACCTGCACCTGAACGGGGACTTCCATATCCACGACCTTGAATACATGGGGACAAGGCCATTTTGCCAGGACTGGGACCTCCGCTACTTCTTCTACTACGGGCTCATGCCCGACGGGGTAGGGACCCAGTCAAGTGTGGCAAAACCCGCAAAGAATGCCGAAGTTGCGTTCCTCCACGCGGTGAAAGCCATGGGCTCGGCCCAGACGAACTTTGCAGGCGGGCAGGGTTTTTACAACTTCCTGACATTTCTGGCACCTTACCTTGAAGGCAAGTCCTACAAGGAAATCAAGCAGCTCATGCAGATGTTCGTCTACGAGATGATGCAGATGATGTGCGCCCGGGGTGGACAAACCGTATTTTCCTCCGTACAGCTGTCCCCCGGCATTCCCAAACTCTGGAAAGACAAGCCTGTAGTTGCTATGGGCAAGGTCTGGAACGGGAAACAGGCAGCTCTGCGGACCTACGGGGAGCTTGAAAAGGAAGTACGCCTTGGCTTCAAGGCCATCATGGATGTCATGCTCGAAGGGGATGCCTGGGGCAAACCTTTCAGCTTCCCGAAACCCGAAATCTCCCTTGAGCCGGACTTCATGGAAGAAGACGAGGAATTCAACAGGGAACACCCTGACCTTCCGACATATAAAGAACTTTACAGAATGACCTTCGAACTGGCTGCCAAATTCGGAACCCCGTACTTTGACAACCAGCTTCCGGAATACAGGGGAGCAGGAGAAGGCATTTCATGTTACCAGTGCTGTGCCTACCAGTTTTCCTCAAACCCCACCGATGATGAGGAATTCAATAACAAGCTCTATTTCGAGGACGGGAAACACTTTTCCATGGGTTCCTGGATGGTAATGAGCCTTAACTGTCCCAGGGCAGCTTACAAAGCCGAGCAGGACGATGAAAAACTCTTCAATGAGCTGAAGTTTCTGATGAACAAAGCCATTGAAGTTTTCAAGATCAAGCGGAGATGGATGAATAGCCTCATAAAAATGAACAGGATACCCTTTGCTTCCCAGCGCCCGAAAGACCCGAACACGGGAGAAAAAGGCGCCATGGCGGTGGACTTCGACAGCCTTGTATATACAATCGGGGTTGTCGGGATCAACGAGATGGTCCAGTACCACACCGGGTATCAGATGCACGAATCTCCTGCCGCGTACAAGCTTGCGATCAGGGCGATGTTTGAGATGAAAATGTATGCCCAGAAACTCTCAGAGGAAACAGGCATGGAAATCGCCCTTGCAAGGACCCCTGCGGAAACCACAGCCCAGCGCTTTGCGGTTTCGGACATGCTCCACAAAGAGTACGCAGACAAAGCCGAGCTCACTATCAAGGGAAACCTGGACGCTGCAATGCATGAAATCCACGAAACCCATGACCTGCCCATCTACTATACGAACGGGACCCATATCCCGCCGGGCGCTGACATTTCCCTGGTGGACCGGATCAACTACGAGCACACTTTCTTCCCGGTCGTGGACGGCGGAAATATCATGCACATCTGGCTCGGGGAAGGCAACCCTGACCCTGACGGCCTGCAGGAACTTGCAATGCACATCGCAAAGAACACCCAGACAGGTTACTTTGCCTTCACGCGGGACATGACGGTCTGCACGGACGGTGGCTATGTAGCCTCAGGCCTCCTGGACAAATGCCCGAAGTGCGGCTCGGAGAATGTGGAACACCTCTCGAGGATCACAGGGTACCTCCAGCCCGTAGACGGCTGGAACAAGGGAAAACAGCAAGAACTCCTGGACAGGAAACGCTATGGGACAAGGAACCTCCAGTGA
- a CDS encoding anaerobic ribonucleoside-triphosphate reductase activating protein gives MKVNYANTLSLSTMDWTGKAAVTVFFRGCPLRCPYCQNHSYLEEPDLKELGFVQEQIKKSGPFVSAAVFSGGEPLMQAAIVPLARFAKELGLFVGIHTNGYYPERAAELLEKGLVDKFFIDVKAPPNDPELYGKVVGWGEYEAVRKSPAEIATAVAKTIELAASGTSGLELRTTLIRDFIGSKEEVARIAAWISENVKNREVSYVLQQGISEHSMRESLREIQFLDREEMLELGKVAKQFLENVRIRTTEEGEEEV, from the coding sequence ATGAAAGTAAACTACGCAAATACGCTTTCCCTCTCCACCATGGACTGGACGGGAAAAGCCGCAGTCACCGTCTTTTTCCGGGGCTGCCCCCTTCGCTGCCCCTACTGCCAGAACCACTCCTACCTTGAAGAGCCAGACCTGAAAGAACTCGGTTTCGTGCAGGAGCAGATCAAAAAGTCCGGGCCCTTCGTGAGCGCAGCCGTGTTTTCGGGAGGAGAGCCCCTTATGCAGGCGGCAATCGTACCCCTGGCAAGGTTTGCAAAGGAACTCGGGCTTTTTGTGGGCATCCACACTAACGGTTATTATCCGGAAAGGGCTGCCGAGCTGCTCGAAAAAGGACTGGTCGACAAGTTCTTCATTGATGTGAAAGCCCCCCCGAATGACCCCGAACTTTACGGGAAAGTCGTGGGCTGGGGAGAATACGAAGCTGTCAGGAAAAGCCCGGCAGAAATTGCAACAGCAGTTGCAAAAACAATCGAGCTCGCAGCTTCCGGAACCTCCGGACTGGAACTCCGGACAACTCTTATCCGGGACTTTATCGGAAGCAAAGAAGAGGTCGCCCGGATAGCTGCCTGGATTTCTGAAAACGTTAAAAACCGGGAAGTCAGCTACGTGCTCCAGCAGGGCATTTCCGAACACAGCATGCGGGAAAGCCTCCGGGAAATCCAGTTCCTTGACAGGGAAGAAATGCTTGAACTCGGGAAAGTGGCGAAGCAATTCCTGGAAAATGTAAGAATCCGGACAACGGAAGAAGGGGAAGAGGAAGTTTAA
- the thiL gene encoding thiamine-phosphate kinase, with protein sequence MTTKLKTLYDPVIMNSKKVSSIGERALITRLTEIFKSPAGKEVLEGAGSDDCAVLDLGGEDCLVISTDMLHRTTDFPEGMSPWQMGWMSAAVNFSDIAAMGAKPLGILTAIGMPAETEISFVEELAKGIRACAEFCETTVIGGDIDTHEELTITGTVLGRMKKNQLLRRSGAKPGDLVCVTGYAGSAGAALEVLQSKQRGLEKAGEQNNSPTGEQKNEQGNKKKASETLIKSLLEPVPRTKEAQKLAASGSVTSMMDTSDGLAMSLHDLAQAGRIGFKIRENSLPTLQEVRDFASTSKNGPEKLLELALYTGGDFELLFTINPERLKKVQNICKLSIIGECTEYEKGIRLERPDGSTVPVKRRGYQQLKAENN encoded by the coding sequence TTGACTACAAAACTAAAAACCCTTTACGACCCTGTTATCATGAACTCGAAAAAAGTCTCTTCTATCGGGGAACGTGCCCTGATTACCCGTCTAACTGAAATTTTCAAATCTCCTGCAGGAAAAGAGGTCCTGGAAGGGGCCGGGAGCGATGACTGCGCCGTCCTTGACCTTGGCGGGGAAGACTGCCTGGTCATCAGTACCGATATGCTCCACAGGACAACGGATTTTCCTGAGGGGATGAGCCCCTGGCAGATGGGCTGGATGTCCGCCGCTGTAAACTTCAGCGACATTGCAGCCATGGGCGCAAAACCCCTGGGAATCCTGACAGCAATCGGCATGCCGGCTGAGACCGAAATAAGCTTTGTTGAAGAGCTTGCGAAAGGCATTCGTGCCTGCGCCGAATTTTGCGAAACTACCGTGATAGGAGGCGATATCGATACCCACGAAGAACTTACCATCACGGGGACTGTACTTGGCCGGATGAAGAAAAACCAGCTGCTCCGAAGAAGCGGGGCAAAACCCGGAGACCTTGTATGCGTGACCGGCTATGCCGGATCTGCCGGGGCAGCCCTTGAGGTTCTCCAGTCGAAACAGAGGGGGCTTGAAAAGGCTGGTGAACAAAATAATAGCCCGACAGGTGAACAGAAAAATGAACAGGGAAATAAAAAAAAGGCAAGCGAAACCCTGATCAAAAGCCTGCTTGAACCCGTACCCCGCACGAAAGAGGCGCAGAAACTGGCAGCCTCAGGTTCCGTCACCTCCATGATGGACACCAGCGACGGCCTTGCCATGTCCCTCCACGACCTTGCACAGGCAGGTCGAATAGGATTCAAAATCCGGGAAAACTCCCTCCCAACCCTCCAGGAAGTCCGGGACTTTGCCTCAACTTCCAAAAACGGCCCTGAAAAATTGCTGGAACTTGCCCTTTACACAGGCGGGGATTTCGAACTCCTTTTCACAATCAATCCCGAACGGCTTAAAAAAGTACAAAATATATGTAAGTTAAGCATCATAGGAGAATGCACGGAATACGAAAAGGGGATTCGGCTTGAACGTCCCGACGGAAGCACCGTTCCCGTGAAACGCCGCGGATACCAGCAACTAAAAGCCGAAAACAATTGA